One region of Bacillus pumilus genomic DNA includes:
- a CDS encoding ammonium transporter has product MQMGDTVFMFFCALLVWLMTPGLALFYGGLVRSKNVLSTTMHSLTSLAIVSIVWIMFGYSLAFAPGNAWIGGLDWIGLKGVGFEPGPYSETIPHSLFMMFQMTFAVLTTAIISGAFAERIRYSAVVVFTLLWVTFVYAPVAHWVWGGGWIGEMGALDFAGGNVVHISSGVAGLVVAIVLGKRKEAASSSPHNLIYTLLGGAVIWFGWFGFNVGSALTLDSVAMYAFINTNTAAAAGIIGWLLVEWMINKKPTMLGAISGAIAGLVAITPAAGFVTPFASIIIGIIGGIVCFWGVFSLKAKFGYDDALDAFGLHGIGGTWGGIATGLFATTSVNDGGANGLFYGDPSLLWKQVVAIVATYAFVAVVTYVIIKVVNLFFKIRATEEEESVGLDLTMHGEKAYQD; this is encoded by the coding sequence ATGCAAATGGGTGATACAGTATTTATGTTCTTCTGCGCACTACTCGTGTGGTTAATGACACCGGGTTTAGCCTTATTCTACGGAGGACTCGTGAGAAGTAAAAACGTCTTAAGTACAACCATGCACAGCTTAACTTCACTAGCGATCGTCTCTATCGTATGGATCATGTTTGGCTATTCCTTGGCTTTTGCGCCAGGCAATGCATGGATTGGAGGCTTAGACTGGATTGGATTAAAAGGCGTTGGCTTTGAACCTGGTCCCTACAGTGAGACCATCCCACATTCATTGTTCATGATGTTCCAAATGACCTTTGCCGTCTTAACAACAGCCATCATCTCAGGTGCCTTTGCTGAACGAATTCGTTACTCAGCGGTCGTTGTGTTTACACTCCTTTGGGTCACATTTGTATACGCGCCAGTCGCACACTGGGTATGGGGAGGCGGTTGGATTGGCGAAATGGGTGCGCTCGACTTCGCTGGAGGAAACGTGGTTCACATTTCATCAGGTGTTGCAGGTCTAGTCGTAGCGATTGTGCTCGGGAAGCGTAAAGAAGCAGCAAGCTCTTCTCCTCACAATTTGATTTATACTCTTCTTGGCGGAGCTGTCATTTGGTTTGGATGGTTTGGCTTTAACGTTGGAAGTGCCCTTACCTTAGACAGTGTCGCAATGTATGCCTTTATTAACACCAATACAGCTGCTGCTGCGGGAATCATCGGCTGGCTGTTAGTCGAGTGGATGATCAACAAAAAACCGACCATGCTCGGCGCGATTTCTGGAGCCATCGCAGGTCTTGTGGCAATTACACCTGCCGCCGGTTTTGTCACACCTTTTGCTTCTATCATCATCGGAATTATTGGCGGGATTGTGTGTTTCTGGGGAGTCTTCTCACTCAAAGCCAAATTTGGCTATGATGATGCACTAGATGCATTCGGTCTTCACGGAATTGGCGGGACTTGGGGAGGAATTGCAACCGGGCTTTTCGCAACAACCTCTGTCAATGACGGTGGAGCCAATGGATTATTCTACGGAGATCCCAGCTTACTTTGGAAGCAAGTCGTCGCTATTGTTGCCACTTATGCCTTTGTAGCTGTTGTGACATACGTAATCATCAAAGTGGTCAATCTCTTCTTTAAGATTCGCGCAACCGAAGAAGAAGAATCAGTGGGTCTTGATTTAACCATGCATGGGGAAAAAGCTTATCAAGATTAA
- a CDS encoding peptidoglycan DD-metalloendopeptidase family protein: protein MREEEKKRTSKITKVQQFFRKRWVFPAIYLVSAAVVLTAVLWYQAVSKDVKDQLSDGNQTGQEQRDDAVEVGKPIENVAMPVQNSDNVSVVKKFYEADADQKEKEAALVNYNNTYTLSKGIDLADKDGKVFDVTAALSGTVVQAKKDPVLGHVVEIEHEDGLSTVYQSLSQVSVKEGDEVKQNDVIGASGKNLYGAESGNHVHFEIRMEGLALNPLSFIDKPVSTIEKAAQEVTEEAKEPAQPKADEKTKEPAAEDKAKEPAGEKSEEKSDEKGKSSDQEKSSDSSKDSSQSEETKQS, encoded by the coding sequence ATGAGAGAGGAAGAAAAGAAACGTACTTCCAAAATCACAAAAGTTCAGCAATTTTTCCGTAAGCGCTGGGTATTCCCTGCAATTTACTTGGTCAGCGCAGCGGTCGTGTTAACAGCCGTTCTTTGGTATCAAGCTGTATCAAAAGATGTGAAAGACCAACTATCTGATGGAAATCAAACAGGGCAAGAACAGCGTGATGATGCCGTTGAAGTTGGAAAGCCAATTGAAAATGTTGCCATGCCAGTCCAGAATTCTGATAATGTTTCTGTCGTGAAAAAGTTCTATGAAGCAGATGCTGATCAAAAAGAAAAAGAAGCAGCACTTGTAAACTATAATAACACCTATACCTTGAGCAAAGGTATTGATCTTGCAGATAAAGATGGCAAAGTGTTTGATGTCACAGCTGCTCTTAGTGGAACAGTGGTTCAAGCGAAAAAAGATCCAGTTCTCGGTCACGTCGTTGAAATTGAACATGAAGATGGATTATCGACTGTTTATCAATCGTTGTCACAGGTGAGTGTTAAAGAAGGCGATGAAGTGAAGCAGAATGATGTCATCGGTGCTTCTGGTAAAAATCTTTATGGTGCTGAAAGCGGCAACCATGTGCATTTTGAAATTCGTATGGAAGGTTTAGCGCTTAATCCACTTAGCTTCATTGACAAGCCTGTTTCAACTATTGAAAAGGCCGCGCAAGAAGTGACGGAAGAAGCAAAAGAACCTGCTCAGCCAAAAGCTGATGAAAAAACGAAGGAACCTGCTGCTGAAGATAAGGCCAAAGAGCCTGCTGGAGAAAAATCTGAAGAAAAGTCTGATGAGAAGGGGAAATCCTCTGATCAAGAAAAGTCTTCTGATTCCTCTAAAGACAGCAGTCAATCTGAAGAAACAAAACAATCTTAA
- a CDS encoding P-II family nitrogen regulator, which produces MSKMYKVEIVTRPANFETLKVELGKIGVTSITFSNVHGCGLQKGHTELYRGVKKESNVYERLKIEIVLSEVPVEQVVETAQKVLRTGEPGDGKIFIYEIENTINIRTGEEGPAAL; this is translated from the coding sequence ATGAGCAAAATGTATAAAGTGGAGATTGTCACACGTCCAGCCAATTTTGAAACATTAAAGGTGGAGCTTGGAAAGATTGGTGTTACTTCCATTACCTTTTCGAATGTACACGGCTGCGGTTTACAAAAGGGACATACAGAGCTATACCGTGGCGTCAAAAAGGAAAGTAATGTGTACGAACGATTAAAGATTGAAATCGTCCTAAGCGAAGTACCTGTCGAACAGGTCGTTGAAACAGCTCAAAAGGTACTTCGTACAGGCGAACCAGGGGATGGGAAAATTTTTATATATGAGATAGAAAATACAATCAACATTCGGACAGGTGAAGAAGGACCTGCCGCTCTTTAA